A single region of the Candidatus Methylomirabilis sp. genome encodes:
- a CDS encoding NAD(P)-dependent oxidoreductase, protein MKITRETPVGLIGLGHMGRGVAENLLKHGFRLTIHERSERVRQWAAGRSGVHLTPSLRALGAASKVVLLLVTDHRAVNEVLYSAEGILAGLRGDSLVIDMTTGDPTAAVENHRKVAKRGVRFLEAPMTGGAVGAREGTLLLMAGGDRRLCRDCQPLFSAIARKVVYAGGPGQGMTVKLLQNQLSFTLFLATCEAFWMGRTLGFEESLLLDVFQNSNARSYETELRFPRFIVSGTFQSGAAIKTGYKDLKLITDLEHRLGMDLPLATTIRRYWEAAMDRVGGDADFSRIYQFVSGKKDLKTLTARLRTARPSRGRSPRTVGARRGTQSGHPR, encoded by the coding sequence ATGAAGATCACCCGGGAAACGCCCGTCGGCCTGATCGGCCTCGGCCACATGGGAAGGGGCGTGGCCGAGAACCTGCTCAAGCACGGATTCCGCCTGACGATCCATGAACGGAGCGAGCGGGTGCGCCAGTGGGCGGCCGGGCGGAGCGGGGTGCATCTCACCCCCTCCCTCCGGGCCCTCGGCGCAGCGAGCAAGGTTGTCCTGCTCCTGGTCACGGATCACCGGGCGGTGAACGAGGTCCTGTACTCCGCCGAGGGGATCCTCGCCGGCCTCCGCGGCGACAGCCTGGTCATCGACATGACGACGGGCGATCCCACCGCCGCCGTCGAGAACCACCGCAAGGTCGCGAAGCGGGGGGTGCGGTTCCTCGAGGCGCCGATGACGGGTGGCGCCGTCGGCGCGCGGGAGGGCACACTGCTGCTGATGGCGGGGGGCGACCGGCGTCTGTGTCGGGACTGCCAGCCCCTGTTCTCCGCCATCGCGCGGAAGGTGGTCTACGCCGGGGGCCCCGGCCAGGGGATGACCGTCAAGCTCCTGCAGAACCAGCTCTCCTTTACCCTCTTCCTGGCCACCTGCGAGGCGTTCTGGATGGGGAGGACCCTGGGGTTCGAGGAGTCCTTGCTCCTCGACGTCTTCCAGAACAGCAACGCCCGGAGCTACGAGACCGAGCTCCGGTTTCCCCGGTTCATCGTTTCGGGCACCTTCCAGTCGGGCGCCGCAATCAAGACCGGCTACAAGGACCTGAAGCTGATCACCGACCTCGAGCACCGCCTCGGCATGGACCTGCCCCTCGCGACCACCATCCGGCGGTACTGGGAGGCCGCCATGGACCGCGTGGGGGGCGACGCTGACTTCAGCCGGATCTACCAGTTCGTGAGCGGCAAGAAGGACCTGAAGACGCTCACCGCCCGCCTGCGGACGGCAAGACCGTCTCGCGGGCGCTCGCCCAGGACGGTGGGCGCGCGCCGAGGCACGCAGAGTGGCCATCCTCGCTGA